A single Pan paniscus chromosome 21, NHGRI_mPanPan1-v2.0_pri, whole genome shotgun sequence DNA region contains:
- the LOC106634187 gene encoding large ribosomal subunit protein uL11-like — translation MTEKQGWLLSSSSKEAKVQLFSVVLNRIHLTQAASTMLLKFDPNEIRVVYLRCTGGEVDAMSALAPRVRPLGLSPKKVDDDIAKATSDWKGLRITVKLTIQNRQAQIEVVPSASALIIKALKEPPIDRKKQKNIKHSGNITCDEIVNTARQMQDQSSARELSGTIKELLGTDYCPVCVCNVDGHHPHDIMDGINSAVVECPTS, via the coding sequence ATGACAGAAAAACAAGGCTGGCTTTTGTCTTCCAGCTCAAAGGAGGCCAAGGTGCAACTTTTTTCAGTCGTCCTGAATCGGATTCATCTGACACAAGCTGCCTCCACCATGCTGCTGAAGTTTGACCCCAATGAGATTAGAGTCGTATACCTGAGGTGCACCGGGGGTGAAGTCGATGCCATGTCTGCACTGGCTCCCAGGGTAAGACCCCTGGGTCTGTCTCCCAAAAAGGTTGATGATGACATTGCCAAGGCAACTAGTGACTGGAAGGGTCTAAGGATTACAGTGAAACTGACCATTCAGAACAGACAGGCCCAGATTGAGGTGGTACCTTCTGCCTCTGCCCTAATCATCAAAGCCCTCAAGGAACCACCAAtagacagaaagaaacagaaaaacattaaacACAGTGGAAATATCACTTGTGATGAGATTGTCAACACTGCTCGACAGATGCAGGACCAATCTTCAGCCAGAGAACTCTCTGGAACTATTAAAGAGCTCCTGGGGACTGACTACTGCCCAGTCTGTGTCTGCAATGTTGATGGCCACCACCCTCATGACATCATGGATGGCATCAACAGTGCTGTGGTGGAATGCCCAACTAGTTAA